In Humulus lupulus chromosome 6, drHumLupu1.1, whole genome shotgun sequence, a single genomic region encodes these proteins:
- the LOC133786090 gene encoding F-box/kelch-repeat protein At4g39560-like, which yields MPSPEVLIPGLPNELGFDILARVPRQYHPVLLAVSKSFRSAISSPQLFTTRSLLNSTENLLYFKVSFSCVDSDDWFAIHQKSVVSSTDNPNRTSFLRFVRIQPNPSKLTASGYAAVGPNIYAIGVFARNLGGAKHSSDVWILDYRSHTWQKGPSMLTPRLDVDVATVGNKIYVFGGGMMNKPLVEVFDPLVGQWEHVPSPHEDGCSECSEFVEVLDVVYDIFIFIMDMVTFHGFRLDVETNRWEESEDLVDDQRIGDGVDCVVDGVTYRCSEQWPRLQWFDERNMMWTMVKGVVEGKNIVSAKCVNLKERLVVMWAEVNEWDVELWCAEIDVFKNKDDDGELWGREVHKFSLLPQVASSLTVNDLRSANWAFRFYRKSLSVSL from the coding sequence ATGCCATCACCGGAGGTTCTCATCCCAGGCCTCCCAAACGAGCTGGGGTTCGACATTCTAGCCCGTGTACCGAGACAATACCACCCGGTCCTGTTAGCTGTATCCAAATCCTTTAGATCAGCCATCTCCTCTCCACAGTTGTTCACTACAAGATCTCTCCTCAACTCCACTGAAAACCTGCTCTATTTTAAGGTCAGCTTCTCATGCGTCGACTCCGACGATTGGTTCGCCATCCACCAAAAGTCAGTTGTCTCCTCCACTGATAACCCCAATCGTACGAGCTTTCTTCGATTTGTCCGAATCCAACCAAACCCATCTAAATTAACAGCATCTGGCTATGCTGCTGTGGGCCCCAACATCTACGCCATTGGCGTCTTCGCTCGAAACCTAGGTGGTGCGAAACATTCCTCCGATGTGTGGATACTGGATTATCGCTCCCACACGTGGCAGAAAGGCCCAAGCATGCTAACACCACGCTTAGACGTCGATGTAGCTACAGTGGGCAACAAGATTTATGTCTTCGGAGGAGGGATGATGAACAAACCATTGGTCGAAGTGTTTGACCCGTTGGTTGGACAGTGGGAACACGTTCCAAGCCCACATGAAGACGGGTGCAGTGAGTGTTCTGAATTCGTGGAAGTTTTAGATGTTGTGTATGATATATTCATCTTCATCATGGACATGGTAACTTTTCATGGATTTCGGCTGGACGTAGAGACCAATAGGTGGGAGGAGTCAGAAGATTTAGTAGATGATCAAAGAATAGGGGACGGTGTGGACTGTGTGGTCGATGGGGTGACTTATCGCTGTAGTGAACAATGGCCAAGACTTCAATGGTTTGACGAAAGAAACATGATGTGGACAATGGTCAAAGGTGTGGTGGAAGGGAAGAACATTGTAAGTGCCAAATGTGTCAATTTGAAAGAAAGGTTGGTTGTGATGTGGGCAGAGGTGAATGAGTGGGATGTCGAGTTATGGTGCGCAGAGATCGATGtctttaaaaataaagatgatgATGGAGAATTGTGGGGTAGGGAGGTTCACAAGTTTTCTTTGCTTCCACAAGTGGCTTCGAGTTTGACCGTAAATGACTTGCGCTCGGCTAATTGGGCATTTCGTTTCTATAGAAAATCTTTATCTGTTTCTTTATGA